ACCCAGCCCAGCACATAACCATTGTCGCCGCTATAATACGTTTGATCGGTATAGCGTTTGGCGAAGAAGGGTTTAAACCAGTAACCATTGCCGGTGAAATTATATCCGAGACCATAGAGAAACATATCATCATGGAAATTCACTCGATCGGGCGAACCGTAGGTGCCGTATGCGTGTAAATAGAGGTTTAATCCGGTATCGCCCAAATAAATACGGTTGGTATTTTTAAACGTATAGCGCTGTTCGCTACCGGGCTTGTCATGACGGCCATTGTAGAAATTTTCCCAATCAAAAAATCCATACATTTCCCCCCAGCTAAAGTTGGCACCACCTTCAAGTTCCAGATAGCCGAAATCATCTTTGTGGGATTTTTTGCCAGACTTCTCTGTCGTGCTTGATGTCCAGTCGAGGTAATGCAGGCCAAGATTGGCGAAACCACCTTTAAATTCAGCCTGTACGGTATGAGGTAAAACCAATGCGGCGGCAAAACTTAAATTTATAAGCGTTTTATTCATGGGGTGTTCCATCTGCCAGAAATATAAAAATGTAGGTGTTTATTTTATTTTGCTGTGGGCCCCAGCAGATGACATCTTATTCAAAAAAGAGAAGGTAAAACCAATATTTAATTATTGATAATCGATAGGTAAACGATCTGAATGAGGTTTATGTCATCAATATAGAAAGGATATCAATCATTACGGGAAAGTGTATTGGTAAACGATAGTCTTCTCTCGTTATAAACAAGAGGTACACAACACTTTCCGATTATTCAGCCTTAAGGATCTATCATGAGCCACTCCCTTTTGTCACAGAACCCTTGGTATAGCGCAGATATCATTCGTGGTTACAAG
This Klebsiella sp. RHBSTW-00484 DNA region includes the following protein-coding sequences:
- a CDS encoding nucleoside-specific channel-forming Tsx family protein — its product is MNKTLINLSFAAALVLPHTVQAEFKGGFANLGLHYLDWTSSTTEKSGKKSHKDDFGYLELEGGANFSWGEMYGFFDWENFYNGRHDKPGSEQRYTFKNTNRIYLGDTGLNLYLHAYGTYGSPDRVNFHDDMFLYGLGYNFTGNGYWFKPFFAKRYTDQTYYSGDNGYVLGWVAGYSFMLGSEKFTLTNWNEYEFDRAATYAAGNGGKDGLNGAVALWWNATPHLTAGVQYRYAKNKLGETFLQDGIIYSLKYQF